The following coding sequences lie in one Spirosoma sp. KUDC1026 genomic window:
- a CDS encoding transposase: protein MSKLRRSFTPDDRYSIVQEAIRDGHAETCRKYNLSPSLLRKWKLKYLSKGKEGLKDSYARVDPQLRVLEEENERLKRIVAKQALELEIKSELLKKTPIHSRRS from the coding sequence ATGAGCAAATTAAGGCGGAGTTTTACTCCCGATGACCGCTATTCTATCGTCCAGGAAGCCATTCGTGACGGCCATGCCGAGACTTGTCGAAAATACAATCTATCTCCTTCGCTGCTGCGCAAGTGGAAATTGAAGTATTTGAGTAAAGGCAAAGAAGGCCTCAAAGATTCTTACGCACGCGTCGATCCCCAGCTTCGAGTGCTCGAAGAAGAAAATGAACGCCTGAAGCGGATTGTAGCAAAACAAGCTTTGGAACTGGAGATCAAAAGTGAGCTACTAAAAAAAACTCCTATTCACTCCAGGAGAAGCTAG